In the Gammaproteobacteria bacterium genome, one interval contains:
- a CDS encoding Small ligand-binding sensory domain FIST, translating into MRRFSMGYAITERSTSVVTICRQIEPLPPGANLGFIYATDHYADELDLLVAELRGRTKVSNWVGTVGIGLSVGDKEYFDTPAIVVLVGAFPADGFRVFATTSRSMSPVVRTHGSWYRPRERHLAVVHGDPNSIHTPELLRALVGELPGGFAVGGIVSSRGSHTQIANSLVQGAVSGVIFNELVPVYTALTQGCIPIGPSRQVTDCERNLIRTLDGRPAIDVLREDIGELLARKLNRINGYIFTGLLIPNTNDYTVRNLIAIDRGQGWIAIGEWPRIGQSILFCRRDANQARENLEKILANLMRRVPRPPQAALYFSCFSRGERIFGIAGIEQRLIRSYLGDIPLIGFYANGEVSYNNIHGYAGVVTVFL; encoded by the coding sequence GTGCGTCGTTTTTCAATGGGTTATGCCATTACCGAGCGTAGCACCTCAGTAGTTACGATTTGCCGCCAGATTGAGCCGCTTCCACCTGGTGCCAACCTCGGTTTTATTTATGCCACTGATCACTATGCCGATGAGCTTGACCTTTTGGTCGCCGAGTTGCGTGGTCGGACTAAGGTTTCTAATTGGGTAGGGACCGTTGGCATCGGCCTTAGTGTTGGTGATAAAGAATACTTTGATACTCCTGCTATCGTAGTGCTTGTTGGTGCCTTTCCCGCCGATGGGTTTCGGGTCTTTGCGACCACATCCAGGAGCATGAGTCCGGTAGTCCGCACCCACGGGAGTTGGTATCGACCACGGGAACGTCATCTAGCGGTCGTTCACGGCGATCCTAACAGCATCCATACTCCAGAACTTCTTCGAGCGCTGGTTGGTGAACTTCCCGGCGGTTTCGCGGTGGGTGGCATCGTATCCTCCAGGGGGAGCCATACTCAAATTGCTAACAGTCTAGTGCAAGGCGCGGTGTCAGGAGTAATTTTCAATGAACTCGTGCCGGTTTACACTGCCCTTACCCAAGGTTGCATTCCCATTGGCCCATCACGCCAAGTCACCGATTGTGAACGTAACCTCATCCGTACTCTGGATGGCCGTCCCGCAATTGATGTTCTGCGCGAAGATATCGGCGAACTTCTGGCGCGGAAACTTAATCGAATCAATGGTTATATTTTTACCGGACTGCTAATTCCCAATACCAATGATTACACCGTGCGCAACCTAATTGCCATTGACCGTGGTCAAGGATGGATTGCCATTGGTGAATGGCCTCGCATCGGACAATCCATTTTGTTTTGCCGCCGTGACGCCAATCAAGCCCGAGAAAATCTCGAAAAAATTTTAGCCAACTTAATGCGCCGTGTCCCACGGCCACCCCAGGCCGCGCTTTATTTTTCTTGTTTTAGCCGTGGCGAGCGAATTTTTGGCATTGCTGGTATCGAACAACGCTTAATCCGCAGTTATCTTGGAGACATTCCATTGATTGGCTTTTATGCC